tgcctcaactacctcatctgtaaaagggggattaagactggaagtcctatgcgggacagggactggtccaacctgactagcttgtagggATTTTAGCGCTTAGAGTggtccctagaaaataggaaacatttaccatgtaccattatgaaaaaattaatcggggaaggtcccatggatttcatagagtttcgggaaggagtgtggaatatgggaagccccgagggctggtggatatgaagggagagggaattccaagcaggggaaaggtggtgaggtaggggtctgaatcgggggagttgggaacgaggcacagtaagaaggtgagcttggaagggatggagaatgcagatagaaattcagtaggggaagataatgcacatcaatcaatcgattatttactgagtgcttactatgtgcagacgttggtagtaagcacttgggagagtacgatagaacaatgtaacagggttggtagccacatttcctgcccatgatgagcttccagtctagaggggaatgtcgaAGTTGAATTGcggcagatttcagattcattcattcattcaatcgtatttattcattcattcaatcgtatttattgagcgcttactgcgtgcagagcactgtactaagcacctgggaagtacaagttggcaacacatagagacggtcccacccaacaacgggctcacagtctagaagggatcccaagccctggcatgggatgaaactccaaacctcagagcataaccagaatgctattattaatctgtttagtttattaatgatatgtatacatctgtaattccatttatctatttagatggtattgacgcctgtctacttgttttgttttgttgcctggctcccccttctagaccctgagcctgttgttgtgtagggattgtctctgttgccgaattgcacttttccagcgcttagtaaagtgctctgcacacagtaagcgctcaataaatatgattgaatgaatgaatgaatgaatcataaaagggaatgatgattagtctgttgaaggagtcacagagtgggaaccacatgggaatgggtagttatttaggttgtgagggccgggaccgcagggagaCCACGATCCCGGTCATCCAAGATTCCCGGATGGCCGGCCGTCTCAGCGGAAACCAGGTCCATCTTCCCATGGGGactctcccaggaaataacccgccgtCATCTGAGGGGATGGCTCAGCCagctggagagtggagagggggagggaggatcctgtcaacccccatctcttgcccagaCCTTCccgtcttccccatccccatccaggACCAacaagatggagtgagcctctctctcagcagagttcaacgctccccagcccaggacgggcccggtgagtccggagaggagcgggggaaagctgagggaaattgaAACAgcgaactgggatgaccagggtcagaatcgcAATTTCTCCAAATaaaaagcagtgtcgcttagtggaaagagcacagacccaggagtgaagaggacctgggctctaattcattcattcaatcgtatttattgagtgcttactgtgtgcagagcactgtactgagtgcttggaaagtacaattcggcaacagatagcgattatgcctatccaacaatgggttcacagtctagaagggggagacagtccacacacaaaaaataagcagacgggcgtcagggctttgaacaggggaagagagctagtttgagggagacgtgggcatgtttgaaggcagaggggtaatgctctatccactttatcacaccacaacagacacattccctggccttactagaagaaaaaaaaatgaatggaaagatgaatgtacaattattgcatgccattttaccaatgaggaaactgaggccagagaagtgaagcactttgcccaaggtcccacagaagcaaagggacagaggcaggattagaacccaagtcctctgactcccactaaactatgcttgggagagtacaatggaacagagctgggagatgtgtatgctcctCTCCAGGAGCTcgtggtcaagaagagaactcctgggcctatcctttttccactaaatgaggatagaCTTgtgttgattcacgcttgagttgggtgaagtgggtttagagggctgggaaatgaatcggggaagctggttggaggcgggggggttttagcagtaaagaattcagaaagaactgtgctctctctgattttgagccagaaagggagggagctccaagctagcatggaaacgggagagtcgatcatgagtaacaactagaaagttgctttgaaagctgagaagacgagttgaacgatggcagggggtgaagtgcagtcatagggcggagagccttcaagccgattaagagtttttgttccttgtgaaaaggcacaatttgtcatgagaggaggatgaggagaagagagatgtcGGCTGAGTAATGCcataggaaaggactcgatgaatgatgaggtatgaaTGAGGAGGTACACTTGTGTTTGTGAGTGTACAAGTGTGactgcagatatgtgagcaaatgggatcggtttggagtatacgtggttttttgttgttgttgtttggttggtttatggtgtttttaagtgctcactatgtgccaggtactgtactaagcactggggtggatacaagctgatcaggttggacacagtccacgccccatagggtgctcacagttgtaacccccgtttttcagatgaggtaaccaaggcacagagacggtaagtgacggaccccaggtcacacagcagacaaggagcgaaaagaggatcagaatccaggtactactctctaccaggcccgttctttctccactaaatggaggCATTTATGTTTGAAGGCACTTCTCATTTAACTCTGAAACCACTGAAAACGTTTCACAACAGTCAcaaacatatctttatgttctctgacctctaatatctgctattcattttagtttaggtctcctcaaccaaaaataatactcttgatatttattaagtgcttactacgttccaagcaaagtattaaatgctgggtgagattcaggaccatctggtagaacacagtccgtgtctcacaacggattcacagactaggagggaaaccagatattgaatcctcattttactagtgagaaaactgagctgtagagaaattaagtcaccttcccatggctatgcggcagagaactggtagaggtgggattagaacccaggtcctctgattcccaggcctgtgttcttctcaATAgtcccctgcttctacacagttcgaagcttggtgcctccaatagaatggaagctccttgagggcagtgattatatgtataaataccacgtcctctgtaggtcttcaataaatagaaccgatcgacttagtcctattccttcacccccaacattaaTGTCTCAGAATAGAAGGcttccctcatcctgtgcagggagtcgacatcattccccagaaacgttccgtgcctccaccgtgaactcagagatcattttgaattcagtaactccctcctctccatggagaatcaatcaatcaatcaatcaatcgtatttattgagcgcttactgtgtgcacagcactgtactaagtgcttgggaagtactagttggcaacatgtagagacagtccctacccaacagtaggctcacagtctagaagggtgagacagagaacaaaaccaaacatactaacaaaataaaataaatagaatagatatgtacaagtaagataaataaataaataaatagagtaataaatatgtacaaacatatatacatatatacaggtgctgtgggatagggaaggaggtaagatgaggggatggaggggggacgagggggagaggaaggaaggggctcagtctgggaaggcctcctggaggaggtgagctctcagtagggccctgaagggaggaagagagttagcttgggggatgggcagagggagggcgttccaggcccgggggaggacgtgggccgggggtcgatggcgggacaggcgtgaacgaggcacggtgaggaggtcagcgtcagaggagcggagggtgtgggctgggctggagaaggacagaagggaggtgaggtaggagggggcgaggtgatggagagccttgaagcccagggtgaggagtttctgcctgatgtgcagattgattggtagccactggagatttttgaggaggggagtaacatgcccagagcgtttttggacaaagacaatccgggcagcagcgtgaagtatggattgaagtggggagagacacgaggagggagatcagagagaaggctgatgcagtagtccaaacgggaatCACCAGAGAGTGTCCTGtctattccttcactcatcccatcaatggactctaactttggctcttctctcatcacatgcagaaagtcagggctCCCTACcgagaatgcccaacgtctccacggtgaaggaattcctcctgctgggtttctcggaggtccgggagctgcagctggtccacgccgcgctgttcctcctggtctacctggcggccctgatggggaatctcctcatcgtcaccgtcaccgccctcgaccggtacctccgcacccccatgtacttcttcctcaggaacctgtccgtcctcgacctctgctacatctccatcactacCCCCAAGTCTGTTGTCATCTCCTtgaccgatcgtagagccatctccctcctgggctgtgccgcccagatcttcttggtggtcctgttcggtagttcagagatgttcctcctcacggcgatgtcctacgaccgctactccgccatctgtctccccctgcgttatgatctcatcatgaccgacacgtcctgtggaaagatggcggccgcctcctggctcactggggtgatgtttggggtcttatcttcagcttcgactttctccctgagcttctgcgggtccaacatcatccagcagttcttctgtgacatcccctccatgctgaagatctcctgctccgaggaccatatCGTCATTTACGTGACCTTCACCTGTGGGGTAGCTGCAGTTCtcatctgcttcgtctccatcgtcgtctcgtacgtgcacatcttccgggccgtgctgaggatgccggccgccgagagccgggccaaagccttctccacctgcctgcctcacctcgccgccgtcatcgtcttcctcttgaccggaacTTTCACCcaactcaagcccgtgtcagactccccctcgaccctagaCCTGCTGTTGTCCATCTCCTACACCGTGATGACCCCGgccatgaaccccctcatctacagcctgaggaaccgggacacgaaggccgcactggggagagtcctaaaggggagactcctcctccctcttctaagggacaaaacatctgtttccttttgctgaccatCCCGTTCCTCATAACGTTTCCCAaccgtgggggtagccatataaagaacTGCCCAAAGAGCAAGTCCGGCGCCTGAGGATTTGACAATGTCTGGGACGGAAGCTGATAAGccgggtgtgactgtaagcccggtgtgggcacggattgtctctctttattctgaatggtactttccaaacacttagtacggtgctcttctcgctgtaagcactcgatagatatgattgatgaatgaatgaccgactgacaagtgattgtttgggcgacaccacgGTTTAGTGAAATGAGCGTGTGGCTGGacgtcatgagattagaaatgtctgcccggttctggtCCGGtactgctgtatcaccttggttcagctacgtaaacccctctgggtctagctgtaaaatcggcattcaatatgtgctctctctttgtctttcagtctgagcccccgcgggtcaggaaacgtctccgatatgattagtttgtttctcctctgacacttggcagtctttttgtaaggaaattcttaataaattctgaCCCAAGttgctagtatccactccagcacataataaacacttatcaaataccactattctgattattgttatcattcttattaaggatggggaggggggctttttacacaggcccagaccgagacaattaagcaccctgagagaaggaagcacggggaagcagcatagcccagttgatagagcatggacctgggcatcagagggcctgggttcgaattccgcctccatcacttatctgccatgtgaccttgggcaagtcatttcacctcttacctcaactacctcatctgtaaaagggggattaagactggaagtcctatgcgggacggggactggtccaacctgactagcttgtagggactttagcgcttagagcggtccctagaaaataggaaacatttaccatgtaccattatggaaaaattaatcagggagggtcccatggatttcatagagtttcgggaaggagtgtggaagatgggaagccccgagggctggtggatatgaagggagaaggaattccaagcgggggaaaggtggtgagggaggggtctgaatcgggggagttgggaacgaggcacagtaagagggtgagcttggaagggatggagaatgcagatagaaattcagtaggggaagataatgcgcatccatcaatcgatcttatttactgagtgcttactatgtgcagaccttggtagtaagcacttgggagagtacgaaagaacaatgtaacagggttggtagccacatttcctgcccatgatgagcttccagtctagaggggaatgtcaaagttggattgttgcagatttcagattcattcattcattcaatcgtatttattctttcattcattcaatcgtatttattgagcgcttactgggtgcagagcactgtactaagctcttgggaagtacaagttggcaacacatagagacggtcccacccaacaacgggctcacagtctagaagggataacaagtcctggcatgggatgaaaccCCAAGCCTCAGAGCATAACcggaatgctattattaatctatttagtttattaatgatgtgtctacatctgtaattccatttatctctttagatggtattgatgcctgtctacttgttttgttttgttgtctggctcccccttctagaccgtgagcccgttgttgtgtagggattgtctctgttgccaaattgtacttttccagcgctttgtacagtgctctgcacacagtgagcgctcaataaatatgattgaatgcatgaatgaatgaatcatgaaagggaatgatgattagtctgttgaaggagtcacagagttggaaccacacgggaatgggtagtgatttaggttgtgagggccgggaccgcagggagagCACGATCCCGGCCTTTTGAGATTCCCAGGCagccagccgtctcagcggagccccgggtctgtcctcccatggggaatctcccaggaaataacccgccatCATCTGAGGCGACTGCACAGCCAACCGGAGAgccgagatggggagggaggacccTGACAGGCCCCATCCCTCGTCCAGACCTTCCGGTAACCCCCATCCATGTCCAGGACCGACAAGatagagtgagcctctctctcagcagagttcgatgCTCCACAGCCCGGGACGGGCCCGGTGAGTCtggagaggagcgggggaaagctgagggaaatttcagtagggaactgggatgactagGGTCAGAgtcgcaatttctctaaatcagaagcagtgtcgcttagtggaaagagcacaggcccgggagtcaagaggacccgggctctaattcattcattcaatcgtatttattgagtgcttactgtgtgcagagcactgcactgagtgtttggaaagtacaattcggcaacagatagagacaatccctatccaacaacgggctcacagtctagaagggggagacagtccaaaaaaaaccccacgtaTACAGgtttcagggctttgaacaggggaagagagctagtttgggggagacgtgggcatgtttgaaggcagaggggaagtgcactatccactttatcacaccgcaacagacacatgccctgcccctcctagaagaaaaaaaaatgaatggaaagatgaatatgcaattattgcctgccattttactgatgaggaaactgaggccagagaagtgaagcaccttgcccaaggtcccccagcagcaaagggatagaggcaggattagattagaacccaagtcctctgactcccactagactatgtttgggtgagtacaatggaaaagagctgggagatgtgtacgCTCCCCTCAAAGAGCAcacggtcaagaagagaactcctgggcccatcctttttccgcTAAATGAGGATagacttgagttgattcacgcttgagttgggtgaagtgggtttagagggctgggaaatgaatcgtggaagctggttggaggcgggggggattttagcagcaaAGAATTCAGGAAGAACTGTGCTCACTGtgattttgagctgataagagagggagttccagcctaggatggaaacgggagagtcgatcgtgagtaacaactagaaagttgctttgagagctgagaagacgagttaaacgatggaaagggggtgaagtgcagtcatagggcggagagccttcaagccgatgaagaggttttttgttcattgtgaaaagacacaaattgtcatgagaggaggatgaggagaggagagatgtaggctgagcgatgctataggaaaggacttgatgaatgatgaggtatacttgtgtttgtgtgtgtacaagtatatatttagctttaattctatttgttctgatgacttgacacctgtccacatgttttgttttgttgtctgtctccccgttctagactttgagcttgttgttgggtagagactgtctctatatgttgccaacttgtacttcccaagcgcttagtacagtgctctgcacacagtaagcgctcgataaatatgattgaacgaccGAATACGTGAGCAAATGGGATCGGTTTGGGGTATACGtggtattttgttgttgttgtttgtttgttttatggtgtttttaagtgctcattatttgccaggtactgtattaagcactggggtggatacaagctgatcaggttggacacagtccactccccatagggtgctcacggttgtaacccccatttttcagatgaggtaaccgaggtacagagacagTAAGCGacgggccccaggtcacacagcagacaaggagcgaagacaggattagagtccaggtattactctctaccaggcccattctttctccactaaatggatgaatttatgtgtgaaggTACTTCTCGTTTGACTATAAAACCCCGaaaacatttcacaacagtcaccaacatatctttatgttctctgacctctaatatctgctattcattttagttttggtcTCTTCAACCAAAAATAAAACACttgatagttattaagtgcttactatgttccaagcaaagtattaaatgctgggggagattcaggaccatctggtagaacacagtctgtgtctcatgagggattcacagactaagtaggaggaaaacggatatcgaatcctcattttactagtgagaaaactgagctttagagaaattaagtcaactTCCCTTGGCTATGAAGCAGAGGActcgtagaggtgggattagaacccaggttctctgattcccaggcctgtgttcttcccaatagccccctgtttctacacagtttgaagcttgGTTCCTCCAattgaatggaagctccctgggggcagtgattatatgtattaataccacgtcctctgtaggtcctcaataaatagaactgatcgaCTTAGTCCTATCCCTTCACCCCCAGtatctctgaattgaagtcttctctcatcctgtgcagggagtcgacatcattccccagaaaactTCAGTGCCTCcgccgtgaactcagagatcattttgaattcaataactccctcctctccgtgGAGAATCACCAGctagtgtcctgtcaattccttcactcatcccatcgatggactctaactttggctcttctctcatcacatgcagaaagtcagggctgcctcccgagaatgcccaacgtctctacggtgaaggaattcctcctgctgagtttctcggaggtccgggagctgcagctggtccacgccgtgctgttcctcctggtctacctggcggccctgacggggaatctcctcatcgtcgccgtcaccgccttcgaccggtgcctccgcacccccatgtacttcttcctcaggaacctgtccctcatcgacctctgctacatctccgtcaccgtccccaagtctgccgtcatctccctgaccgatcgtagagccatctccctcccgggctgtgccgcccaggtcttctcggtggtcatgtttggtggttcagagatattcctcctcacggcgatgtcctacgaccgctacgccgccatctgcctccccctgcgttatgagctcatcatgaccaacacggcctgtggaacgatggcggccgcctcctggctcactggggtgatgtttggggtcttgtattcatcttcgactttctccctgagcttctgcgggtccaacatcatccagcagttcttctgtgacatcccctccctgctgaagatctcctgctccgaggaccacgtcatcGTCGACGTGACTGTCACCTGTGGGGTAGCTATAGTTGTCATCTGCttggtctccatcgtcgtctcgtacgtgcacatcttccgggccgtgctgaggatgccggccgctgagagccgggccaaagccttctccacctgcctgcctcacctcgccgtcgtcatcgtcttcctcttgaccggaacTTTCACCTACGTCAAGcctgtgtcagactccccctcgaccctggacctgctgttttCCATGTCCTACACCATGATGTCCCCCGcactaaaccccctcatctacagcctgaggaacagggacatgcaggccgccctggggagagtccttaaggggagactcctcctccctcttctaagggacagaatgtctgtttccttttgctgaccatCCCGTTCCTCATAACATTTCCCgaccgtgggggtagccatataaagagctttccaaagaCAAAGTCCGGCTCCTGAGGATTTGACAATGTCTGGGACGGAAGCTGATAAGccgggtgtgactgtaagcccggtgtgggcacggattgtctctctttattctgaatggtactttccaaacgcttagtacggtgctctgctcgctgtaagcactcgataggtatgattgatgaatgaatgactgactgacaagtgattgtttgggcgacaccacgGTTTAGTGAAATGAGCGTGTggctgggcgtcatgagattagaaatgtctgcccggttctggtCCGGtactgctgtatcaccttggttcagctacATAAACCCCTCTGGGTCTtgctgtaaaatcggcattcaagatgcgctctctctttgtctttcaatctgagcccccgcgggtcaggaaacgtctccgatatgattagtttgtttctactctgacacttggcagtctttttgtaaggaaattcttaataaattctgaCCCAAGttgctagtatccactccagcacataataaacacttatcaaataccactattctgattattgttaccattcttattaaggatgaggaggggggctTGTTTCACAGGCCCAAactgagacaattaagcaccctgagacaaggaagcacggggaagcagcatagcccagttgatagagcatggacctgggcgtcagagggcctgggttcgaattccacctccaccgcttgtctgtcatgtgaccttgggcaagtcatttcacttcttgctcaactacctcatctgtaaaagggggattaagactggaagtcctatgttggacagggactggtccaacctggctagctttcGGTGACTTTagcgcttagagcggtccctagaaaataggaaacatttaccatgtaccattatgaaaaacttaatcggggaaggtcccgtggatttcatagagtttcgggaaggagtgtggaagatgggaagccccgagggctggtggatatgaagggagagggaattcccagcgggggaaaggtggtgaggtaggggtctgagtcgggggagttgggaacgaggcacagtgagagggggagcttgggagggatggagaatgcagattgAAATTCAGTAGAGGAAGATAATGTGTATCcatcaatccatcttatttattgagtgcttactatgagcagaccttggtagtaagcacttggtagagtatgatacaacaatgtaacaaggttggtagccacatttcctgcccatgatgagcttacagtctagaggggaatgtcaaagttggattgctgcagatttcagattcatttattcattcagtcttatttatcctttcgttcattcaatcgtatttattgagcgcttactgcgtgcagagcactgtattaagcgcttgggaagtacaagtcggcaacatatagagacggtccctacccaacaacgggctcacagtctaggaggggtcccaagcccaggcgtgggatgaaactccaaacctcagagcataaccagaatgctattaataatctatttactttattaatgatatgtgtatatctataattcagtttatctatttagattgtattgacgcctgtctactcgtattgttttgttgtctggctcccccatctagaccctgagcccgttgttgtgt
The Tachyglossus aculeatus isolate mTacAcu1 unplaced genomic scaffold, mTacAcu1.pri scaffold_116_arrow_ctg1, whole genome shotgun sequence DNA segment above includes these coding regions:
- the LOC119922655 gene encoding olfactory receptor 14A2-like produces the protein MPNVSTVKEFLLLSFSEVRELQLVHAVLFLLVYLAALTGNLLIVAVTAFDRCLRTPMYFFLRNLSLIDLCYISVTVPKSAVISLTDRRAISLPGCAAQVFSVVMFGGSEIFLLTAMSYDRYAAICLPLRYELIMTNTACGTMAAASWLTGVMFGVLYSSSTFSLSFCGSNIIQQFFCDIPSLLKISCSEDHVIVDVTVTCGVAIVVICLVSIVVSYVHIFRAVLRMPAAESRAKAFSTCLPHLAVVIVFLLTGTFTYVKPPVSDSPSTLDLLLSISYTVMPPALNPLIYSLRNRDMKAALGRVISCSEDHVVSDVSITGGVAIVDVCLVSIVVSYISCSEDHVVSDVSITGGAVLVVVCLVFIVVSYTFLSSPSTSRTDEME